The following proteins come from a genomic window of Alnus glutinosa chromosome 10, dhAlnGlut1.1, whole genome shotgun sequence:
- the LOC133880174 gene encoding putative disease resistance RPP13-like protein 1, with the protein MAGALVGGAFLSAFLQVLFDRMASPGVVDFLRGRKLTDGLLRKLKIALLSVNAVLEDAEEKQVTKPDVKDWLDELKDAVYDAEDILDEIATKALRCKLDAEFQSTARKVRKSISASFNPFVKEIEPRIREVIDRLEYLAKQKDVIGLREGVGGKPSERLPTTSLVEESGICGRDDDKEAIINLLLSDDAIGSEMCVVAIVGMGGIGKTTLAQLVYNDNRVKEHFNLEAWVCVSEEFDVFKVTKTILEVVTSSTCSIKDLNRLQVTLKENLMGKKFLLVLDDVWNENYVDWEVLRNPFKFGAQGSRVIVTIRNESVASAMRTIATYPLQQLAEEDCWSLFAKHAFHDGNSEAHPKLQVIGRQIVKKCKGLPLAAKTIGALLRSKLDVDVWDKILKSELWDLTNDGKNILPALRLSYKYLPSQLKQCFAYCSIFPKDYVFEKNQLILLWMAEGFLQQSRNKTMEEVGDDYFLDLVSRSFFQQSSNDKSSFVMHDLVNDLAKFVSGQFSFRLEGDYSHEIVNKTRYLSYFRTRFDNFKKFEALYEAKRLRTFLPLKFPPKNETFYLTKLVPRDLLPMLRCLRVLSLSHYSNMNELPDSISKIKHLRYLDLSFTTVERLPNTICKLCNLQTLKLSGCKYLVVLPREMWKLINLRHLDITGTSIKEMPTQLGRLKCLHTLTMFIIGKDSGSCVVELGKLSNLRGTLSILELQNVVSPSDALGASLKDKKDLEELVLEWKADTSISKSNVTVLDNLEPHPNLKSLTITYYGGKSFPNWVGHDSFSNITCLHLNKCKSCYKLPPLGQLPSLQDLSIVGCDGVVTVGPEFYGNGSSSIKLFGVLKVLRFEEMLNWEEWFSFGADNNDGAFPHLVELYILNCPKLIGGLPINLPSLAKLVITECLLLMASLPRAPAIRELQLIHCNEALLKELPIKIQKLKLEGFDVLDSPPEVIMDSNNCLQDFEICDCSSLMCFPGGGLPSTLKTIEITNCRKLELPMDLHYSSLERLFLIDSCDSLKFFPLDLFPKLCDVIIRGCRNLESLGISEHHEHDLMTLQIQILDCPCCVSFPKGGLRAPNLTWFWVTNCRSLRSLPDNMHILLPSLKYLRLEDCPHVVLFPEGGLPPNLNLISILGCDKLVANRMRWGLQKLPSVRKFSISGKSEHVESFPEVGFLPTNLNFLDISEFPNMKSLDKIGLQHLTSLEQLWIHGCPKLKFLPEEGLPTSLSFLPINECPLLKKQCQRKKGKEWRKIAHIDCIMIDEELIV; encoded by the coding sequence atggctGGGGCCTTGGTGGGAGGAGCGTTTCTCTCTGCTTTTCTCCAAGTGTTGTTCGATAGAATGGCGTCTCCCGGGGTCGTTGACTTCCTTCGGGGACGAAAACTCACCGATGGACTTTTAAGGAAGCTGAAGATAGCATTGCTGTCTGTGAATGCAGTGCTCGAAGACGCGGAGGAAAAGCAAGTGACAAAGCCTGATGTGAAAGATTGGCTTGATGAGCTGAAGGATGCTGTCTATGATGCGGAGGACATCTTGGATGAGATTGCTACGAAAGCCTTGCGATGCAAGTTGGATGCTGAATTCCAAAGCACTGCAAGGAAGGTACGAAAATCAATCTCTGCTTCTTTTAATCCCTTTGTCAAGGAGATAGAACCAAGGATAAGAGAGGTAATTGACAGACTAGAATATCTAGCAAAACAAAAAGATGTTATAGGTCTAAGAGAAGGCGTTGGAGGGAAACCATCGGAAAGATTGCCCACGACTTCTTTGGTTGAGGAATCTGGTATTTGTGGTAGGGATGATGATAAGGAGGCAATAATCAACTTGCTGCTCTCAGATGATGCAATTGGCAGTGAGATGTGTGTGGTTGCCATAGTTGGGATGGGGGGAATAGGCAAGACCACCCTTGCTCAGCTTGTATACAATGACAACAGGGTGAAGGAGCATTTTAACCTTGAAGCGTGGGTTTGTGTTTCAGAAGAATTTGACGTGTTCAAGGTCACGAAAACAATTCTAGAGGTAGTAACTTCCTCAACTTGCAGTATTAAGGATTTAAATCGGCTTCAAGTTACACTAAAGGAGAATTTGATGGGGAAGAAATTTCTGCTTGTTCTAGATGATGTTTGGAATGAGAATTATGTTGATTGGGAAGTGTTAAGGAATCCCTTTAAATTTGGGGCACAAGGAAGTAGGGTCATTGTAACAATCCGCAATGAAAGTGTTGCATCAGCCATGCGCACTATTGCCACCTATCCTCTACAGCAGTTAGCAGAAGAAGATTGCTGGTCATTATTTGCAAAACATGCCTTCCATGATGGTAACTCTGAGGCACATCCAAAACTACAAGTAATAGGTAGACAAATTGTGAAAAAGTGCAAAGGCCTACCTTTAGCAGCTAAGACAATTGGGGCTCTCTTGCGGTCTAAACTAGATGTTGATGTATGGGATAAGATTTTGAAGAGTGAACTATGGGATTTGACGAATGATGGGAAAAATATTCTTCCTGCACTAAGATTAAGTTACAAATATCTCCCATCCCAACTAAAGCAATGCTTTGCTTATTGTTCAATATTTCCAAAGGATTATGTTTTTGAAAAGAATCAATTAATCTTATTATGGATGGCCGAAGGTTTTTTGCAACAATCTAGAAACAAAACAATGGAAGAAGTTGGTGATGATTACTTCCTTGATCTTGTATCAAGATCATTTTTCCAACAATCAAGCAATGATAAATCATCTTTTGTAATGCATGATCTTGTCAATGATTTAGCAAAATTTGTATCTGGTCAATTTAGCTTTAGGTTGGAGGGTGACTATTCTCACGAAATTGTGAACAAGACGCGCTATTTGTCGTATTTCAGGACACGATTTGATAATTTTAAGAAGTTTGAGGCTCTTTATGAGGCTAAGCGGTTGCGCACCTTCCTGCCATTGAAATTTCCACCAAAGAACGAGACATTCTACTTAACTAAATTAGTACCACGTGATTTATTGCCAATGCTAAGATGCTTACGGGTCCTCTCTCTATCTCACTACAGTAATATGAATGAGTTGCCTGATTCAATTAGCAAAATTAAACATTTACGATATTTGGACCTTTCTTTCACTACAGTGGAAAGGCTGCCTAATACCATATGTAAGTTGTGCAATTTGCAAACGTTGAAGTTATCAGGTTGCAAATATCTTGTTGTATTGCCAAGGGAAATGTGGAAACTTATTAATTTACGTCATCTTGATATTACTGGAACTAGCATCAAGGAGATGCCGACACAATTGGGTAGATTAAAATGTCTCCATACATTGACTATGTTTATTATTGGAAAAGATAGTGGTTCTTGCGTTGTAGAGTTGGGAAAACTTTCAAATCTTCGTGGAACACTTTCTATTTTGGAACTCCAAAATGTTGTATCTCCTTCAGATGCTTTGGGTGCAAGTTTGAAGGATAAAAAGGATCTTGAGGAGTTGGTGTTGGAATGGAAAGCTGATACTAGTATTTCAAAAAGTAATGTGACTGTACTTGACAATCTCGAGCCACATCCAAACTTGAAAAGTCTCACTATCACCTATTATGGTGGTAAAAGTTTCCCAAATTGGGTAGGGCATGATTCATTCTCTAATATAACATGTCTTCATCTAAACAAGTGCAAATCTTGCTACAAGTTGCCACCCCTTGGGCAACTACCTTCTCTGCAAGACCTCTCTATTGTTGGGTGTGATGGAGTTGTTACAGTAGGTCCTGAGTTTTATGGAAATGGTTCTTCTTCAATTAAGCTATTTGGAGTCCTTAAAGTTTTAAGGTTTGAAGAAATGTTGAATTGGGAGGAATGGTTTTCTTTTGGTGCTGATAATAATGATGGAGCTTTCCCTCATCTTGTTGAGCTTTATATTCTTAATTGCCCCAAGCTAATAGGAGGACTGCCCATCAATCTTCCTTCTTTAGCTAAACTTGTGATCACTGAATGTCTGCTGCTGATGGCTTCACTCCCAAGGGCTCCTGCAATACGTGAATTGCAATTAATACATTGTAATGAGGCACTATTAAAGGAATTGCCAATTAAAATTCAGAAGCTTAAACTTGAAGGATTTGATGTACTGGATTCCCCACCAGAGGTAATAATGGACTCTAACAATTGTCTTCAAGACTTCGAAATATGTGATTGTTCCTCACTTATGTGCTTTCCTGGGGGTGGTCTACCTTCTACATTAAAAACCATTGAGATCACAAATTGTAGGAAGTTAGAGCTCCCTATGGACTTGCATTATTCATCCCTTGAAAGATTGTTCTTGATAGATAGTTGTGATTCTCTCAAGTTCTTTCCATTAGACTTGTTCCCAAAGCTTTGTGATGTCATAATCAGGGGATGTAGAAATCTGGAATCACTTGGAATTTCAGAACATCATGAACATGACTTAATGACACTACAGATACAAATCCTTGATTGCCCTTGTTGTGTATCTTTTCCAAAAGGAGGATTGCGTGCCCCCAACCTCACATGGTTTTGGGTTACCAATTGTAGGAGTCTAAGATCACTGCCTGATAATATGCACATACTCCTTCCATCTCTAAAGTATTTGCGTTTAGAAGATTGTCCACATGTTGTGTTGTTTCCTGAAGGGGGCTTGCCTCCCaatttgaatctaatttccatCCTTGGTTGTGACAAACTTGTTGCTAATCGGATGCGTTGGGGTTTGCAAAAACTCCCCTCAgttagaaaattttcaatcagTGGAAAATCTGAACATGTGGAATCCTTTCCGGAGGTAGGATTTCTGCCAACCAATTTGAACTTTCTTGACATCTCTGAATTTCCAAATATGAAATCTTTGGACAAAATCGGGCTTCAACACCTTACCTCTCTTGAACAATTGTGGATCCATGGCTGCCCTAAACTCAAGTTTCTGCCAGAAGAGGGGCTGCCCACCTCCCTTTCTTTTCTACCGATCAATGAATGTCCTTTGTTGAAGAAACAGTGtcaaaggaaaaagggaaaagaatggCGGAAGATTGCTCACATCGACTGCATAATGATTGATGAAGAATTGATTGTTTGA